CAACGATTTTTCGAAGTTGCGTCCAAAAACGATGAAATCCCACCCGATTGGTGTTACGTTAACAATTTCGATGAACCGCACAAACCAAGGGCAATTCGATTGAAAACAGGGATGGGTGTGAAGTTTCGAGACGACATGAAGAAGTTGTCCGAGGATCTACATAACGCACTCAAGGGCGCATTTGAAAGTGAGGAATATCGTACCAGGCTGCAGGAAGTCCAGGAGGAGATCCAGGAACGCCAGGAAGAAGCCTTCGAAGATCTGCGCAAAAAAAGCGAACAGAAAGGCATGAAGATGGTTCGCACGCCGGTGGGATTCGTATTCGCCCCTACTCGAGACGGCGAAGTGATCTCGCCGGAAGAATACCAACAACTTCCGGAAGATAAACGCAAAGAACTGGAAGAACAAACCCCCGAGCTCCAGGAAGAACTGCAGAAAATTCTCCAGCAGGTGCCGACGTGGCAGCGAGAACTGCGCGAGAAGGTCGATCAGTTAAACCATGAGATTGCCGGTCTGGTCGTGGGTGGTCTGATTAACGAACTCCGGGATAAATACCACGACTTTCCCGAGGTCATCGAATTTCTGGACGAAGTCCTGGAAGACGTGGTCGCCAACGTTCGCGACATCGTCATAGATGAAGACCAGCAGCAAAAAATCCAGCAGTTATCGGCTCAAATGAACATCGGAGAAGATGAAGCCTCCGAATCCCCGACATTACGTCGCTATCATGTGAATTTGATCGTCGACAACAGCGAAACAGAAAACGTACCGATCATCTACGAGGACAATCCCACTTATCAAAACCTGATCGGTCGAGTCGAACACCGGGCGATGATGGGCGCCCTGATCACCGATTTCGGACTCATCAAGCCGGGCTCGCTCCATCGAGCCAACGGCGGCTATTTGATCATCGACGCCCGGAAGCTGCTCACGCAGCCTTTTGCCTGGGAGGGCTTGAAACGAGCGCTCAGGTCTGGCGAGATACGCATCGAGTCACCAAGCCAGATGTACAGCCTGATCAGCACCGTCTCGCTGGAACCGGAGCCGATCCCCTTGAACGTGAAAGTCGCGTTACTGGGAGAGCCGATGCTGTATTATCTGCTCAACTCCCTGGAACCGGAATTCCCGCAGTTGTTCAAGGTGGCCGCTGATTTCGAAGACCGCATGGAGCGAAATTCCGGCAACCAGAAACTCTATGCGCAGCTGATCGGCGAACTGGCGCGGAAATCCGATCTGCAGCCGCTCGATCGCGGCGCGGTCGTGAGGGTCATCGAACAAAGCGCGCGCATGGTCGAAGACTCCGAGAGGCTGTCCATTCGCACCCGGGCAATCGCCGACCTGCTGCGGGAGGCGGACTACTGGTCGAAAGATAATGGGCACAAAGTCATCACCCGTGAAGACGTCCAGAAAGCGATCGATTCCAAAATCTACCGCTCCGACCGGCTGCGCGAACGAGTGCAAGAGGGCATCCTGCGAGACACGATCCTGATCGACACCGAGGGGGAAAAGGTCGGCCAGGTGAACGGCCTCTCCGTACTCTCGTTGGGCGATTTTAGCTTCGGCCAACCGACGCGGATCACGGCACGCACTCGCATCGGCAAAGGTGAAGTCGTCGATATCGAACGCGAGGTCGAATTGGGAGGCCCGATCCATTCCAAGGGCGTATTTATTCTCTCCGCCCTGATGGGGGCCAGGTACGCCGGCAAGCGGCCTTTGTCGTTGAACGCCAGTCTGGTTTTCGAACAATCCTACGGCGGCGTAGAAGGAGACAGTGCATCCTCGGCCGAGCTGTACGCGCTGCTATCCGCCATCGCCGATGTACCGATCAAGCAGTCCCTCGCCGTAACCGGGTCTGTGAATCACAGAGGGCTGACCGGGAATCAAGGTGTTCTCATCCCACAATCGAACGTAAAACACCTCATGCTCCGACAGGACGTGCGTGATGCCGTCGCCGACGGGAAATTCGTCATCTATCCCGTCGAGACCATCGACGAAGGAATGGAGATTCTCACCGGATTGCCTGCCGGAGAATCCGATAAAGATGGGAATTTCCCCGAGGGTACGATGAACGGCATCGTTCAGCAAAACTTACTGGAGATGGCGGAAGAACGCGTGCGCTTCAGCCATGATTCGAAAGAGCCCGTGAAATGAGCGAGCCCGACAGGAAGGATCGAATCGAACGCATCCTCGTGGCCGTCGATGCCTCACCCAACAGCATCATTGCCTTGCATACCGCTATCGATCTTGCCCGGAGAACACGCGCGGAACTGCGAGCTTTGTTCATCCAGGAAAGCTATCTTCACCACCTGGGAAGCTACCCGTTTGCGAGAGAAATCGGGCACTACACCGCCCAATCGCGCCGCATTGGAAGCCGTGAAATCAGGCTCCAAATGCGGGCTCAATCCAAGCGAATCCGGAGCATGTTGGAAACGCTGGCGAAAGAGGCTCGCGTGCATTGGACGTACAACGTGATGAAGGGAAAGACATCCGATTTGAAAGACGCCGCAGAAGACGCCGATCTCATCGTACTGGGGAGAAGTGGATGGTCCGGACGCAAGAAGCTGGGTTCCACAGTACAGTTCATCCTGACCCAATATCCCGCACGCACGTTGATCATCGGAGACAGGCCGGGTTCACCCTCGCCGATATTCGTGGTATACGATGGGTCCGATTCTTCGAAACGGGCGCTGGCGCTTGCATCCAATCTGATCCGAAATTCGGAGGGTTTTCTTACGGTAGGTATCCTGGCGGATACATCCGAGCGGGCGAAGCAACTCCAGAAGGAAGCCTATCAATGGCTCAGCGAACGAAATCTTGAACCTCGCTTTCGCTGGATTCTCGATTGGAGCGTCGATAAAGTCAACGCACTCGCCCGAACCGAATCCTGCCTGCTCATTCTGCCACGCAGCATCGAAGCCCTGGAAGAAAATGCCGTTTCCGAGGTGATCGACGAGATGGACTGCCCCGTTCTATTCGTACAGTAGTGTGGATCGGATGGGAAACGCGGCACAGAAACCCCGGTGGAGCATCGATTCGATAGATCGCGTGGAAATCAGTCGAAGACGAGAAAGGAACGATCATGCCACAATACGGTTTTACAACAAGACTTTCCCCGGAAGATGCGATCGATAAAGCCGTGTCTTATTTCGGCGAGGAAGGACTTGGCCTAGATATCACTGATCGGGGGAAACGCTGTGTGAATTTCAAAGGCGGCGGTGGTCATATCGACATCATCACCTGTCGGGACAAAGGAAAAACCGAGGTCGATATCGAAACCAGAGAATGGGATATTCAGGTGAAATCCTTCATGCGTCAGATTGGTTGACATGTAGCAGCTTCACAGGACGCTTCAAATTCGTTTCGCAAATTAGCCCCAAGTAGACCGGTGCGGAGGGAAATCATGACAGAGAAGGTGACCGTGCGTCAAAAATCGAATTTTGAAATCCAATTTCGAGCCACGAACCCGGATGAGAATGATTCTGAGCTGTACCAAGTCGATAGTGTTTATGCTCTCACACCCTACACCATGCTGCTGGCATCTTTGGGCGCCTGTACAACCATCGTGCTGCATACGTTCGCACAAAATCATGGCATAAACCTGGATATTGCCGAAGCGACCGTAGAATACCGCCGTGACTTCAAGCAAGATTGTGAGGATTGCGAGCACATCGATCGTTACGAAGAACATATCTCCGAGTCTGTTTCCCTCGAAGGGGATCTTTCCGAGCAGGAACGAGAGAAGCTGCAAACGATCTCGCAGAAGTGTTCGATTCACAAGATCCTCGAAGACGGCGTGCGCATCGTGCATCCAGCCAAATGAAACTCTGCAGGATTACATACGTTCCATAAAGGATAGGAAGTCTTTGGCCATACAGAAATGTGTACCCTGTAATGGCAGTGAGCCTCCCGCATTGCAGGATGAAATCTAACAATTCAAGCCGACGATTCCGGAATGGGAGA
The sequence above is drawn from the Anaerolineales bacterium genome and encodes:
- a CDS encoding ATP-binding protein → MAKEEIKPLGVEALYTACDPNQFDFDTTEDLKPLTQILGQPRAVEAVKFGVGIHQEGFNIFALGASGTRKKEIIQRFFEVASKNDEIPPDWCYVNNFDEPHKPRAIRLKTGMGVKFRDDMKKLSEDLHNALKGAFESEEYRTRLQEVQEEIQERQEEAFEDLRKKSEQKGMKMVRTPVGFVFAPTRDGEVISPEEYQQLPEDKRKELEEQTPELQEELQKILQQVPTWQRELREKVDQLNHEIAGLVVGGLINELRDKYHDFPEVIEFLDEVLEDVVANVRDIVIDEDQQQKIQQLSAQMNIGEDEASESPTLRRYHVNLIVDNSETENVPIIYEDNPTYQNLIGRVEHRAMMGALITDFGLIKPGSLHRANGGYLIIDARKLLTQPFAWEGLKRALRSGEIRIESPSQMYSLISTVSLEPEPIPLNVKVALLGEPMLYYLLNSLEPEFPQLFKVAADFEDRMERNSGNQKLYAQLIGELARKSDLQPLDRGAVVRVIEQSARMVEDSERLSIRTRAIADLLREADYWSKDNGHKVITREDVQKAIDSKIYRSDRLRERVQEGILRDTILIDTEGEKVGQVNGLSVLSLGDFSFGQPTRITARTRIGKGEVVDIEREVELGGPIHSKGVFILSALMGARYAGKRPLSLNASLVFEQSYGGVEGDSASSAELYALLSAIADVPIKQSLAVTGSVNHRGLTGNQGVLIPQSNVKHLMLRQDVRDAVADGKFVIYPVETIDEGMEILTGLPAGESDKDGNFPEGTMNGIVQQNLLEMAEERVRFSHDSKEPVK
- a CDS encoding universal stress protein is translated as MSEPDRKDRIERILVAVDASPNSIIALHTAIDLARRTRAELRALFIQESYLHHLGSYPFAREIGHYTAQSRRIGSREIRLQMRAQSKRIRSMLETLAKEARVHWTYNVMKGKTSDLKDAAEDADLIVLGRSGWSGRKKLGSTVQFILTQYPARTLIIGDRPGSPSPIFVVYDGSDSSKRALALASNLIRNSEGFLTVGILADTSERAKQLQKEAYQWLSERNLEPRFRWILDWSVDKVNALARTESCLLILPRSIEALEENAVSEVIDEMDCPVLFVQ
- a CDS encoding OsmC family protein encodes the protein MTEKVTVRQKSNFEIQFRATNPDENDSELYQVDSVYALTPYTMLLASLGACTTIVLHTFAQNHGINLDIAEATVEYRRDFKQDCEDCEHIDRYEEHISESVSLEGDLSEQEREKLQTISQKCSIHKILEDGVRIVHPAK